A single genomic interval of Nocardia bhagyanarayanae harbors:
- a CDS encoding DUF1353 domain-containing protein codes for MAFIGGGPVVEEIDAKFWRLSEPLVYRGDVQEFTVPAGFRTDFASVPRALVWLIPRYGAYTRAAILHDYLLRSQEVSSADADGLFRRCLREFGISVPRRWMMWAAVRSANRLHGASPRDCALFLLVAVPSVLFLAIPVIVVTLFLWLFWVVELVFWAGGRLATRTPASPPKPQMKTA; via the coding sequence GTGGCGTTCATCGGTGGCGGTCCGGTCGTCGAGGAGATCGACGCGAAGTTCTGGCGGCTGTCCGAGCCGCTCGTCTATCGGGGTGATGTTCAGGAATTCACCGTGCCCGCGGGCTTCCGCACGGACTTCGCTTCGGTGCCGCGCGCGCTGGTCTGGCTCATTCCCCGCTACGGCGCATACACCCGTGCCGCCATCCTGCACGACTATCTGCTGCGCTCGCAGGAGGTGAGCAGTGCCGACGCCGACGGGCTCTTCCGGCGCTGCCTGCGCGAGTTCGGCATTTCGGTGCCGCGGCGCTGGATGATGTGGGCGGCGGTGCGCTCGGCGAACCGGTTGCACGGCGCGAGCCCGCGCGACTGTGCCCTGTTCCTGCTTGTCGCGGTGCCCTCGGTGTTGTTCCTCGCGATACCGGTGATCGTTGTGACGCTGTTCCTGTGGTTGTTCTGGGTGGTGGAGCTGGTGTTCTGGGCCGGTGGGCGGCTCGCGACCCGCACGCCCGCGTCCCCGCCGAAGCCCCAGATGAAAACGGCCTGA
- the bioB gene encoding biotin synthase BioB — protein MTQAPVDTDILSIAREQVLERGEGLTQEQTLEVLRLGDDRLEELLSLAHDVRMKWCGPEVEVEGIISLKTGGCPEDCHFCSQSGLFQSPVRAAWLDIPSLVEAAKQTAKTGATEFCIVAAVRGPDERLMAQVAAGVEAIRNEVDIQVACSLGMLTQEQVDQLAAMGVHRYNHNLETAKSHFPQVVTTHTWEERWDTLRMVREAGMEVCCGGILGMGETLEQRAEFAAQLAELEPDEVPLNFLNPRPGTPFGDLEVLPAADALRAVAAFRLALPRTILRFAGGREITLGDLGAKQGILGGINAVIVGNYLTTLGRPAEADLDLLGELKMPIKALNETL, from the coding sequence GTGACGCAGGCACCCGTTGACACCGATATTCTCTCGATCGCCCGCGAGCAGGTGCTCGAGCGCGGCGAAGGCCTGACCCAGGAGCAGACGCTCGAGGTGCTGCGCCTCGGCGACGACCGGCTCGAGGAGCTGCTGTCGCTGGCCCACGATGTCCGCATGAAGTGGTGCGGTCCGGAGGTCGAGGTCGAGGGCATCATCAGCCTCAAGACCGGCGGCTGCCCCGAGGACTGCCACTTCTGCTCGCAGTCCGGCCTGTTCCAGTCGCCGGTCCGCGCCGCCTGGCTCGACATCCCCAGCCTGGTCGAGGCCGCCAAGCAGACCGCCAAAACCGGAGCCACCGAGTTCTGCATCGTCGCCGCGGTGCGCGGACCGGACGAGCGGCTGATGGCGCAGGTCGCCGCGGGCGTCGAGGCGATCCGCAACGAGGTCGACATCCAGGTCGCCTGCTCGCTCGGCATGCTGACCCAGGAGCAGGTCGACCAGCTGGCCGCCATGGGCGTGCACCGCTACAACCACAACCTGGAGACCGCCAAGTCGCACTTCCCGCAGGTCGTCACCACGCACACATGGGAGGAGCGCTGGGATACCCTGCGCATGGTGCGCGAGGCGGGCATGGAGGTGTGCTGCGGCGGCATCCTCGGCATGGGCGAGACCCTCGAGCAGCGCGCCGAATTCGCGGCGCAGCTGGCCGAATTGGAGCCCGACGAGGTGCCGCTGAACTTCCTCAACCCGCGTCCGGGCACCCCGTTCGGTGACCTCGAGGTGCTGCCCGCCGCCGACGCGCTGCGCGCCGTCGCCGCGTTCCGCCTCGCGCTTCCGCGCACCATCCTCCGGTTCGCGGGCGGCCGGGAGATCACCCTCGGCGATCTGGGCGCCAAGCAGGGCATCCTCGGCGGCATCAACGCCGTCATCGTCGGCAACTATCTGACCACCCTCGGCCGTCCCGCCGAGGCGGACCTGGATCTGCTCGGCGAGCTGAAGATGCCGATCAAGGCGCTCAACGAAACGCTGTAG
- a CDS encoding DUF2567 domain-containing protein, with product MRTEAGVALLVLAAVVVCSVLVGVLWGFLAPTEQLLVTEPGRGAPLTGESTHQFDAVALFVCAGGVTGLLTAVAAWRLRTVRGPLLQLGLVSGSLLGAYSMVLVGETVTELLHPRPDDPPVGQIVELPTQVGTALALVVQPLIASLVLLFLAALNPSEDLGTGYGSAFGRSRPSEAFTPIGFDAAGARAPYGSAYGGYDPAAEDGTDSVPRPAR from the coding sequence GTGCGGACCGAGGCGGGAGTGGCGCTGCTCGTCTTGGCCGCCGTCGTGGTGTGCAGCGTGCTCGTCGGCGTGCTGTGGGGGTTCCTGGCGCCGACCGAACAGCTGCTCGTCACCGAACCGGGACGCGGCGCGCCGCTGACCGGCGAGAGCACCCATCAGTTCGACGCGGTCGCGCTGTTCGTCTGCGCGGGCGGGGTGACCGGACTGCTCACCGCCGTCGCGGCCTGGCGTTTGCGCACGGTGCGCGGCCCGCTGCTGCAACTCGGGCTGGTGTCCGGCTCGTTGCTCGGCGCGTATTCGATGGTGCTGGTGGGGGAGACGGTCACGGAGCTGTTGCACCCGCGGCCGGACGACCCGCCGGTCGGCCAGATCGTCGAGCTCCCAACGCAAGTCGGCACGGCGCTCGCGTTGGTCGTGCAGCCGCTGATCGCCTCGCTGGTGCTGCTGTTCCTCGCGGCGCTCAATCCGTCGGAGGATCTGGGCACCGGCTACGGCAGCGCATTCGGTCGTTCGCGTCCGTCCGAGGCGTTCACGCCGATCGGGTTCGACGCGGCCGGGGCGCGCGCGCCGTACGGGAGCGCCTACGGCGGTTACGATCCGGCCGCCGAGGACGGGACGGATTCGGTGCCGCGCCCGGCTCGCTGA